The proteins below come from a single Microtus ochrogaster isolate Prairie Vole_2 chromosome 8, MicOch1.0, whole genome shotgun sequence genomic window:
- the Ypel3 gene encoding protein yippee-like 3 isoform X1: protein MQPEASSALGSLCSPWAAPRVGPLPLAPAMVRISKPKTFQAYLDDCHRRYSCAHCRAHLANHDDLISKSFQGSQGRAYLFNSVVNVGCGPAEERVLLTGLHAVADIHCENCKTTLGWKYEQAFESSQKYKEGKYIIELNHMIKDNGWD, encoded by the exons ATGCAACCTGAGGCCTCCTCA GCACTGGGCTCCCTCTGCTCCCCGTGGGCCGCTCCCCGCGTGGGGCCACTGCCCTTGGCCCCCGCCATGGTGCGGATTTCGAAGCCCAAGACGTTTCAGGCCTACTTGGATGATTGTCACCGGAGGTATAGCTGTGCCCACTGCCGAGCTCACCTGGCCAACCACGACGACCTCATCTCCAAG TccttccagggcagtcaggggcGTGCCTACCTCTTCAATTCTGT GGTGAATGTGGGCTGCGGGCCAGCAGAGGAGCGGGTGCTGCTGACAGGTCTTCATGCTGTCGCTGACATCCACTGCGAGAACTGCAAGACCACCTTGGGCTGGAAATAT gAGCAAGCCTTTGAGAGCAGCCAGAAATACAAAGAGGGGAAGTACATCATTGAACTCAACCACATGATCAAAGACAACGGCTGGGACTGA
- the Ypel3 gene encoding protein yippee-like 3 isoform X2, with protein MVRISKPKTFQAYLDDCHRRYSCAHCRAHLANHDDLISKSFQGSQGRAYLFNSVVNVGCGPAEERVLLTGLHAVADIHCENCKTTLGWKYEQAFESSQKYKEGKYIIELNHMIKDNGWD; from the exons ATGGTGCGGATTTCGAAGCCCAAGACGTTTCAGGCCTACTTGGATGATTGTCACCGGAGGTATAGCTGTGCCCACTGCCGAGCTCACCTGGCCAACCACGACGACCTCATCTCCAAG TccttccagggcagtcaggggcGTGCCTACCTCTTCAATTCTGT GGTGAATGTGGGCTGCGGGCCAGCAGAGGAGCGGGTGCTGCTGACAGGTCTTCATGCTGTCGCTGACATCCACTGCGAGAACTGCAAGACCACCTTGGGCTGGAAATAT gAGCAAGCCTTTGAGAGCAGCCAGAAATACAAAGAGGGGAAGTACATCATTGAACTCAACCACATGATCAAAGACAACGGCTGGGACTGA